The bacterium genome window below encodes:
- a CDS encoding outer membrane protein transport protein, with translation MPSSFLRWAPFALVVATLAAPHAQASGFHILEQGAKSSAEGGAFIARADDASALYFNPAGIAFFDGPRTLGGFSGVYLGRISFTPDQDVRKGIIPAPYNALFNGGERSMNEHVGTPIHFYYAQPLQGTPFAVGLAVTTPFGLKTDWSDPAADTRFASWLTDLRTFVYSFNGAARLGGGWAASIGLDYAKADLEDYSRRILVPVSGVGAFEYDMNANGKGNKWGFDAGLMWKGAHGWSFGAVYRSKFDINAEGGVSITPAGAVPAPIDAQIRKMLPSSAASGTLKLPAVYGVGVAYTGDPRWEAELDVRRIAWSHFDSIPLDLEQNTPMLPDQTVAENWSDATSYRLGGAYNLSPRHQLRAGVYYETSPIPLSTLRPSIPDSDRTGVSLGYGGKFGKFTLDAYYLYISGKTTTVTAADADLSGSLLEEASRLGTYHTRVDLVGFSIGYRF, from the coding sequence ATGCCGTCGTCGTTCCTGCGCTGGGCGCCCTTCGCGCTCGTCGTCGCGACCCTCGCCGCGCCTCACGCCCAGGCCTCGGGGTTCCACATCCTCGAGCAGGGCGCCAAGTCGTCCGCCGAAGGGGGCGCGTTCATCGCCCGGGCCGACGACGCCTCGGCCCTGTACTTCAACCCGGCCGGCATCGCGTTCTTCGACGGCCCACGGACGCTGGGCGGCTTCTCCGGCGTCTACCTCGGCCGGATCTCCTTCACGCCCGACCAGGACGTGCGCAAAGGGATCATCCCCGCTCCGTACAACGCGCTCTTCAACGGCGGCGAGCGGAGCATGAACGAGCACGTCGGCACGCCGATCCACTTCTACTACGCGCAGCCGCTGCAGGGCACGCCGTTCGCCGTCGGCCTCGCGGTCACGACGCCGTTCGGCCTGAAGACCGACTGGTCCGACCCCGCGGCCGACACGCGCTTCGCTTCGTGGCTCACCGACCTGCGGACGTTCGTCTACAGCTTCAACGGCGCCGCGCGCCTCGGCGGCGGCTGGGCCGCGTCGATCGGCCTCGACTACGCCAAGGCCGACCTCGAGGACTACAGCCGGCGCATCCTCGTCCCGGTTTCGGGCGTCGGGGCCTTCGAGTACGACATGAACGCCAACGGCAAGGGGAACAAGTGGGGCTTCGACGCCGGCCTGATGTGGAAGGGGGCGCACGGCTGGTCGTTCGGCGCCGTCTACCGCAGCAAGTTCGACATCAACGCCGAGGGCGGCGTCAGCATCACGCCCGCGGGCGCCGTCCCGGCGCCGATCGACGCGCAGATCCGCAAGATGCTGCCGAGCAGCGCGGCGAGCGGAACGTTGAAGCTCCCCGCGGTCTACGGCGTCGGCGTCGCCTACACCGGCGACCCGCGGTGGGAGGCGGAGTTGGACGTGCGGCGCATCGCGTGGAGCCACTTCGACTCGATCCCGCTCGACCTCGAGCAGAACACGCCGATGCTCCCCGACCAGACCGTCGCCGAGAACTGGAGCGACGCGACGTCGTACCGCCTCGGCGGCGCCTACAACTTGAGCCCGCGCCACCAGCTTCGCGCCGGCGTCTACTACGAGACGTCGCCGATCCCGCTGAGCACGCTGCGCCCGTCGATCCCGGACAGCGACCGCACGGGCGTCTCGCTCGGCTACGGCGGGAAGTTCGGGAAGTTCACGCTGGACGCCTACTACCTCTACATCAGCGGCAAGACGACGACCGTGACCGCCGCCGACGCCGACCTCTCCGGCTCGCTGCTCGAGGAGGCCTCGCGGCTCGGCACGTACCACACGCGCGTGGACTTGGTCGGGTTCTCGATCGGCTACCGCTTCTGA